One Chryseobacterium tructae genomic window, ATCAATGATACATGCTACATTTTTTGTTCCTAAAGCTTCTTTCAGAGCTTCTACAATCTGCATTGTTAATCTTTCCTGAACCTGTGGTCTTTTTGCATAATAATCCACAATTCTGTTAATCTTTGAAAGACCAATTACTTCTCCATTAGAGATATAAGCAACGTGTGCTCTTCCTATGATAGGTAAGAAGTGGTGTTCACAAAAAGAGTATACCGTGATATCTTTTTCCACCAACATCTGACGGTATTTATATTTATTGGAAAATGTAGAGATACCCGGTTTATTTTCTGGAAGAAGTCCTCCAAAAATCTCGTTCACATACATTTTAGCAACACGCTTCGGAGAATCCTTTAGAGAGTCATCGGTCATATCTAATCCTAATGTTTCCATGATTTCTCCAAAAAGCTCAGTAATTTTCTCAATTTTTTCCTGTGGCGATTTATCAAAAGCATCTTCCCTTATAGGCGTATGTTCTTTTCCAGTGAAAATATCATCGTCGTTATCAGTAAAATCAACCATTTTTATTTAATTTGCAGCAAAAATACGGATAATATCGTTTCCATATATTTCAAATGGAGCGAAAATCATTATCTTTTATAACCTACTCTGATTAAAACTATATGATTATTGTCGAAGAAGTACACAACAAAGACCACAAAAGGGAATTTCTGGAATTTCCCGCACAACTTTATCAACATGACAAAAATTATATCCGCCCTTTAGATCAGCACATTGAGGAGATTTTTAATCAAGAAAAGAACAAATTTTTCAGGAATGGAGAGTGTAAGAGATTTCTATTTAAAAAAGATAGTAAAACGGTTGGAAAAGTAGCTGTGTTTGTCAACAACTGCTATGAGCAAAAGCAACTTACCGGAGGTATTGGCTTTTTTGACTGTATTAACGATCAGGAAACCGCCAATTTCATTTTTGATCATTGTAAAAACTGGCTTCAGGAAAAAGGGATGGAGGCGATGGATGGTCCTATCAATTTCGGAGAGCGGGATAAGTTCTGGGGGCTTTTGATTGAAGGCTTTATAGAGCCTTTGTATGGAATGAACTATAATTTCCCTTATTACAAAGATCTTTTTGAAAATTACGGATTTCAGATTTATTTTGAACAACTTTGTTTTACGAGACCTGTATTTGCAGAAGTTTCGCGCGTTTTTACCATTGCTCACGAGAAAAACAGGAGAAATCCGGCCATTTCTGCACAACCTATGAAAAAGAATAATCTTCCTAAGTTTGCTAAAGACTTTACAGAGGTTTACAATAAAGCGTGGGCGGCTCATGGGGAAGGAAAGCAACTTGAAGAAGCCAAGGTTCTGAAAATGTTCAACACGATGAAACCTATTATGAATGAACATATCTCATGGTTTGTGTATGAAAATAATCAGCCTATTGCCATGTGGATCAATCTTCCGGATCTCAACCAGTGGTTTAAATACCTCAACGGAAAGTTTGGAGTTTTTGAAAAGCTTAAGTTTTTGTTTTTAAAGCGATTTAAGAAGAATGAAAAAATGGTTGGACTGGTGTTCGGTGTGGTTCCTGAATGGCAAAGGAAAGGGATTGATGGGTATATGATCTGGGAAGGCACCCAACATTTAAGAAAACACACGGATTTTACGATTACTGAGCTTCAATGGATTGGTGATTTTAATCCTAAAATGATTAAGATTGCGGAGACTCTTGATACTACTGTGACGAGGAAACTGGCGACCTATCGATATTTATTTGATCGGGATAAGGAGTTTGAGAGGCATGTGATTCTTTAGGGTAAGGAAGATGGAGGCTGGAAGATGGGAGTTATTGAAGTCTGATGATTGACTAAAGGCTTAGTTTACTTCTTTTGGAGGCTGCAAATTATTTGATGCAAAGTTTTATTTGCGGCTGTGTTCTTTCTGAGCAGGTGTGTAACCTGCGGCTTTTTAATTTATCTGGATTTATCTTTGTAAGAATTTTCTATAACAGATCCGATTACAATAAAAAGCCCTGTCGTTTAAGACAAGGCTACTTTCATTTTTGGTACTTTTATTAGAATAGCTCACCGGCTACTTTTTTGATGTTATCACTTTTCCCCATTGAGTAAAAGTGTAAAACGGGAACTCCAAAATCCAGAAGTTCTTTGCACTGGGCGATGGCCCATTCTATTCCGATCTGCTTAACGGCTTCATTGTTTTTTGCGTTCTCCACTTCATTGATCAATTCTTCCGGAAGGTCTATTTTGAATACCTGAGGTAAGATTTTCAAGTGCTTTTTGGTGGCAATCGGCTTAATTCCCGGAATGATTGGAACCGTAATTCCCATCTCTCTTGCTTTCTGAACGAATTCAATGTACTTTTTATTGTCAAAAAACATTTGAGTGACGATATAATCTGCTCCGGCATCTACTTTTTGTTTCAGCCATTTCAGGTCATAATTCATGGAAGGTGCTTCCATATGCTTTTCAGGATAGCCTGCTACTCCGATGCAGAATTTATTAAGTTCATCACAAACCTGCTCTTCGTTATGAAGATATTTTCCTCTTCCCAGATTGTTGATCTGGTTTACAAGATCCATGGCACTGGCATGGCCGCCTTGAGTAGGCTCGAAATACTGATGTCCCTTCATAGCATCACCTCTTAGCGCCATCACGTTATCAATCCCCAAATACATACAGTCTACCAAAAGATATTCTGTTTCTTCTTTGGTAAAACCTCCACATAATAAGTGTGGAACGGTATCTACATTATATTTATGCTGAATGGCTGCACAAATTCCCAATGTTCCGGGACGCATTCTTGTGATACGGCGTTCCATTAATCCATTTCCTTTATCTAGATAAATATATTCTTCTCTTGAAGTGGTAACATCGATGAATGGCGGTTGAATTCCATCAACGGGTCTATATTCGTATACAAGTCTTCAATACCAATCCCCTTTTGTGGCGGAACCACTTCTAAGGAAAATAAAGTTTTTCCGTTTGCGTTTTTTATGTGTTCTGTTATCTTCATTTTATTATAGTTGATGATTTTGAGTGAAGATTTTGGATTTTTAATTAAAATTAAATCTACCAGATTGAGGCTTCCCCATTCTCTCTTCTCTTGAATAAATCTCTAGTCTTCTTGAATACTCTTTAAATACCTTTCGGCTTCTACTATTTTTTGAGTTAAAAATTTATTTTGGGTATACGATTCCTTTCTTTTAAGATAAACTATTGTTTCTAACAATTCTTTTTCGTTCAGCTCTGATAAATCATAAAAATCACCTAAAGTAGTAACAGCAGAAAAATTACTATTTTGAATATCTGTAAATCTTGATTTTTGGGTTTTCTTTATATCAACTACAATAAATTTTGCTGTGTCGAGCTCATTTCTACCAGTAATTTCTAAATAATCATCAATGACATTTCTGTCAATGAATATTTTACCTGAGCCACAAGAATGTCTATCATCTCCATTTTTCTTGATACCTGATACCCAAAAAACTTCATCTGTTTCAATATCCTGGCAATTTCCATGACCATTTCCCATCAAGCATCTGTCATTAAAATAAATAGACTTTTTGCTTTTAGAAAATTCCACTTTTGCAATCCAGGCAGGGCCATCATCAGCAAAACCTGTTTTAAGTTCCAAATATTTAATTAAAAATCTCATCGTATTAATCTGCTAAATTTGGTGACAACCACTTTCTCGCTTCCTGTAAAGAAATTCCTTTTCTCTCTGAGTATTCTTTTAATTGGTCTTCTGCGATTTTTCCCAGTCCGAAATATTTTGCATGTGGGCTTCCGAAATAATATCCTGAAACAGCTGCTGTAGGGAACATTGCCAGACTTTCTGTCAAATACACTCCAATATTTTCTTCAACTTTCAATAAATCCCAGATCGCATGTTTTTCCAAATGGTCAGGACAAGCCGGATATCCCGGTGCTGGACGGATTCCTTTGTATTTTTCTGCAATCAGTTCTTCATTGCTTAAATCTTCCTGAACGGCATATCCCCAATATTCTGTTCTTACTTTCTTGTGTAAAAATTCGGCATAAGCTTCTGCAAAACGGTCTGCCAAAGCTTTTACCATGATCGCATTATAATCATCATTGGCTTTTTCATATTCTTCTGCCAACTCATCTGTTCCGAAACCTGTGGTTACACAAAATGCTCCCATATAATCTGTCTTTCCCGAACTTTGTGGAGCGATGAAGTCGCTTAATGCCAGATAATCTTTACCTTTTGATCTTTGAGCCTGCTGTCTTAGGGTTAAAAACTTAACCTTTTCGTTATTATTTTCATCAAAAATCAGAATATCATCTGTTTCGTTAGAATTGGCTTTAAAGATTCCGAAGATTGCCTTTGCCGTTAACAGCTTTTCATCCAAGATTCTC contains:
- the folE gene encoding GTP cyclohydrolase I FolE, which gives rise to MVDFTDNDDDIFTGKEHTPIREDAFDKSPQEKIEKITELFGEIMETLGLDMTDDSLKDSPKRVAKMYVNEIFGGLLPENKPGISTFSNKYKYRQMLVEKDITVYSFCEHHFLPIIGRAHVAYISNGEVIGLSKINRIVDYYAKRPQVQERLTMQIVEALKEALGTKNVACIIDAKHLCVNCRGIKDTASSTITAELSGIFRTNPITRQEFLHYVGSHAKLD